The Algoriphagus sp. TR-M9 genome has a window encoding:
- a CDS encoding lysylphosphatidylglycerol synthase transmembrane domain-containing protein, producing MINSKRIKQIIQILLSFGIAVWIFWFLYRDIELETLIAQVKASNWAWIIGSLTISLFGYWIRGWRWTLLINSEEGEKVTPTRSYHAVMVGYLVNMLVPRAGEVARCGVLTRTNGISLGHLLGTVILERSIDLLFLIGTILLAFTVEQDLFLSLAGQLVDFSSLGESLLSNLPFVVTFAAIILLAIWMIFRRYKDHGLVNKIQHFFREILSGLKRIGQLNNPVGFWTSSTLLWIIYFLTMYTVSLGIQSTANLSSGEVLLVMVMGSIGMVAPVQGGIGTFHALVAFILIQLGISEVDGKIFAAIIHGTQVILVIVMGLISWIIMLKTPKWKQPETS from the coding sequence TTGATCAATTCTAAGCGCATCAAACAAATCATCCAGATCCTGCTCTCCTTTGGGATAGCGGTCTGGATTTTTTGGTTTTTGTATCGCGATATAGAACTAGAAACCCTGATTGCTCAGGTCAAAGCGAGTAACTGGGCCTGGATTATCGGCTCATTAACTATTTCACTGTTCGGGTATTGGATTCGGGGATGGAGATGGACGCTGCTGATCAACTCAGAAGAAGGGGAAAAAGTAACCCCCACACGTTCATATCACGCAGTGATGGTGGGATACCTCGTCAATATGCTGGTGCCCAGAGCTGGAGAAGTAGCCAGATGCGGGGTACTGACCCGGACCAATGGCATTTCCCTGGGCCACCTGCTGGGTACGGTGATTTTAGAACGCAGCATTGACCTGCTCTTTCTGATAGGCACTATTCTGCTGGCCTTTACCGTGGAGCAAGATCTATTCTTATCCTTAGCCGGGCAGCTGGTTGATTTTTCATCCTTAGGTGAGAGCCTACTGTCAAACCTCCCGTTTGTGGTCACATTTGCAGCTATTATCCTACTGGCGATCTGGATGATCTTCAGAAGGTATAAAGACCACGGGTTGGTCAATAAAATCCAACATTTTTTCAGAGAGATCCTCTCCGGACTGAAAAGAATAGGGCAACTGAATAATCCTGTTGGATTCTGGACCAGCTCCACACTTCTCTGGATTATTTACTTTTTGACCATGTACACGGTTTCCTTGGGAATCCAAAGCACTGCCAATTTGTCCTCTGGAGAAGTCCTTCTAGTCATGGTAATGGGTAGTATTGGCATGGTGGCGCCTGTTCAGGGTGGTATTGGCACCTTCCATGCCCTGGTGGCTTTCATTTTGATACAGCTGGGCATATCCGAAGTAGATGGTAAAATTTTCGCAGCTATTATCCACGGCACCCAGGTAATACTCGTCATTGTGATGGGACTGATCAGCTGGATTATAATGTTGAAAACTCCTAAGTGGAAACAACCCGAAACTTCGTAA
- a CDS encoding zinc metallopeptidase, with amino-acid sequence MILILIVVVFAIAGFAVSRTLKSKFKKYSQTALQANLSGAEIAKLMLADNNISDVQVLSVEGQLTDHYNPANRTVNLSPDVFYGRNAAAAAVASHECGHAVQHATSYTWLNLRSTLVPIQNSASKILNIVLIASLFGGFALGLPYEWVGFIVVGAYSVMTLFTIVTLPVEFDASRRALAWVKTRNIVTPEEYGMSKDALKWAAMTYVVAALASMATLAYYIFIFFGNRD; translated from the coding sequence ATGATATTAATACTAATCGTTGTTGTTTTTGCCATCGCAGGTTTTGCGGTCAGCAGAACATTAAAAAGCAAATTCAAGAAATATTCGCAAACTGCACTTCAGGCCAATCTCTCTGGAGCAGAGATCGCTAAGCTTATGCTCGCAGATAATAATATCTCCGACGTACAAGTCCTATCTGTGGAAGGACAACTCACGGATCATTATAACCCTGCAAACCGGACCGTAAACCTAAGCCCAGATGTGTTTTATGGAAGAAATGCCGCAGCAGCAGCAGTAGCTTCTCACGAGTGTGGCCACGCCGTACAGCATGCCACTTCTTACACTTGGCTAAATCTAAGATCCACCCTTGTTCCTATTCAAAACAGCGCGAGCAAGATTTTGAATATCGTCTTGATTGCATCTCTTTTCGGGGGCTTTGCGCTGGGACTACCTTACGAATGGGTAGGTTTTATAGTAGTAGGTGCATACAGTGTGATGACCTTATTCACTATCGTAACTTTGCCGGTAGAGTTTGATGCCAGCAGAAGAGCTTTGGCATGGGTCAAAACCAGAAACATTGTAACCCCTGAAGAATATGGCATGTCAAAAGACGCCTTGAAATGGGCAGCCATGACTTATGTGGTAGCAGCTCTTGCCTCCATGGCCACCTTGGCCTATTACATCTTTATCTTTTTTGGAAATAGAGATTGA
- a CDS encoding acyl-CoA dehydrogenase produces the protein MQFQLTEEQQAVQEAARDFARNELLPGVIERDIESRFPTEEIKKMGELGFMGMMVDPKYSGGGMDTVSYVIAMEELSKIDASASVVMSVNNSLVCWGMEKYASEAQKEKYLKPLASGQKLGAFALSEPEAGSDATSQKTEARLEGDHYILNGTKNWITNGSKADTYLVFAQTDRALGHKGISVFIVEKGWEGFTAGHKEDKLGIRASDTTSLMFSDVRVPAENRIGEEGFGFKYAMETLNGGRIGIAAQALGIAAGAYDFALAYSQQRKTFGKTISQHQAIQFKLADMATNIEAARLLVYKAAWLKDQGQDYTQASAMAKLYASQVAMDVSIEAVQIHGGYGYVREYHVERLLRDAKITQIYEGTSEIQKIVISRGILK, from the coding sequence ATGCAATTCCAACTGACCGAAGAACAACAGGCAGTACAAGAAGCAGCTAGAGATTTCGCCAGAAATGAACTGCTTCCAGGTGTCATTGAAAGAGATATAGAGTCCAGATTTCCTACGGAAGAAATCAAGAAAATGGGCGAACTCGGATTTATGGGCATGATGGTAGATCCCAAATACAGTGGTGGTGGAATGGATACTGTTTCTTACGTCATAGCGATGGAGGAACTCTCCAAGATAGATGCTTCTGCATCCGTGGTCATGTCCGTCAATAACTCCCTGGTCTGCTGGGGCATGGAAAAATACGCTTCGGAAGCCCAGAAGGAAAAATATCTAAAACCTCTGGCCTCCGGGCAAAAACTTGGAGCTTTTGCGCTATCAGAACCAGAAGCCGGCTCTGATGCCACTTCCCAAAAAACAGAAGCAAGACTTGAAGGTGACCATTACATTTTGAACGGCACCAAAAACTGGATCACCAACGGTTCCAAAGCCGATACCTACCTTGTCTTTGCGCAAACAGACCGAGCTCTTGGTCATAAGGGAATTTCGGTATTTATAGTAGAAAAAGGATGGGAAGGATTTACCGCAGGACACAAAGAGGACAAACTAGGAATCCGCGCATCTGATACCACTTCCTTGATGTTTTCAGATGTCAGAGTTCCAGCAGAAAACAGAATTGGAGAGGAGGGTTTTGGATTCAAGTATGCCATGGAAACCCTAAATGGGGGGAGGATTGGAATTGCCGCCCAGGCTTTGGGCATTGCAGCTGGTGCTTATGACTTTGCGCTAGCCTATTCACAGCAAAGAAAAACCTTTGGTAAAACAATCTCCCAGCATCAGGCAATTCAGTTTAAATTAGCAGATATGGCTACGAATATTGAAGCCGCCAGACTATTGGTCTACAAGGCTGCATGGCTTAAAGATCAAGGTCAGGACTACACCCAGGCGTCTGCTATGGCAAAACTATACGCCTCCCAGGTAGCTATGGATGTAAGTATAGAAGCTGTCCAAATTCACGGAGGTTACGGATATGTGCGGGAATACCATGTGGAGCGCCTGCTACGGGATGCCAAAATCACACAGATATATGAAGGTACCTCAGAGATTCAAAAAATAGTGATATCCAGAGGGATCCTAAAGTAA
- a CDS encoding helix-turn-helix domain-containing protein, protein MEYYNKVIESVNVRFIRGNNFHVEKPVTISDYSESDNTLILLHHGTIKFGEDQELLNEGEVLFLPAEQKTKLTIGGSPKKTELDKEQFQENKKKYLQSISFRDIKNTEDDCLSIVGFESKVFDVVNFFNSLDIPPFIIRFNDRLATIIEDLMKEVEVSNVGKERALRSHTELLVIELLRHILKNRLFLEELSTNATYFKDPRLIDLFNYIKTNLGGDLSNKVLAKVANVSEDYVGQYFKMLTGINPQDYIEYQRMEAAVELLRTTKKSIRDIGKEVGYKDTAYFCRRFKMMYGVPAGKMRRRESLINV, encoded by the coding sequence ATGGAATATTACAACAAGGTCATAGAATCAGTCAATGTCAGGTTCATTCGTGGAAATAATTTTCATGTAGAAAAGCCTGTTACCATCAGTGACTATTCTGAATCGGACAATACACTCATTCTATTGCACCATGGCACTATCAAATTTGGTGAGGATCAAGAATTGCTCAATGAAGGAGAAGTACTTTTCCTTCCTGCTGAGCAGAAAACCAAATTGACCATAGGTGGCAGCCCAAAGAAAACTGAGCTCGATAAAGAACAATTTCAGGAGAACAAGAAGAAGTATCTACAAAGCATCAGCTTTAGAGATATTAAAAACACAGAGGATGATTGCCTCTCCATCGTAGGCTTTGAATCCAAGGTATTTGATGTGGTTAATTTCTTCAACTCCCTGGATATACCTCCCTTCATCATTCGCTTTAATGATCGGCTTGCGACCATTATAGAAGATCTAATGAAGGAAGTGGAAGTGAGCAATGTAGGAAAAGAGAGAGCTCTGCGATCCCATACCGAGCTGCTGGTGATAGAACTGCTGCGGCATATTCTGAAAAACCGTCTGTTCCTAGAGGAGCTTTCTACCAATGCCACTTACTTCAAGGATCCTAGATTGATCGACCTGTTCAATTACATCAAAACCAATCTGGGCGGTGATCTGTCCAACAAGGTACTCGCTAAGGTGGCCAATGTATCAGAAGATTATGTGGGGCAATATTTCAAAATGCTCACTGGCATCAATCCACAGGACTATATAGAATACCAAAGAATGGAAGCTGCTGTAGAACTACTACGGACTACCAAAAAATCCATTAGAGATATAGGCAAAGAAGTGGGCTACAAAGATACCGCATATTTCTGCCGCAGATTCAAGATGATGTATGGTGTCCCTGCCGGGAAAATGAGAAGAAGGGAATCTTTAATTAACGTTTAA
- a CDS encoding phosphoglycerol geranylgeranyltransferase encodes MLKSKNRISKILQKLHSAQRKGLAWLIDPDKIACLKAFQDTFDWVAESDLDLIFVGGSQLGRDNFVEVVRKVKSISGDIPVVLFPGSSFQVDEQADGILFLSLLSGRNPEYLIGQQVQAAPRINQMDIEVLPTAYLLVNDQDQTSVQNVSQTTPLSNTAPDFVEATALAGKFLGMDYCYLEAGSGASIPVAQQVISQVKSAIDAPLIVGGGIDTVDKANRAFYAGADLIVVGNAIEKDPGFLAEVLACKSFRNASLNVN; translated from the coding sequence ATGCTCAAGTCGAAGAATCGGATAAGTAAAATCCTCCAAAAGCTGCACAGCGCTCAAAGAAAGGGCCTGGCCTGGCTTATAGATCCCGATAAAATAGCATGTCTGAAGGCATTTCAGGATACCTTTGATTGGGTAGCAGAGTCTGACCTGGATTTGATTTTTGTGGGCGGTAGCCAGCTGGGTCGGGATAACTTTGTAGAGGTGGTCCGAAAGGTCAAGAGCATATCTGGGGATATTCCGGTGGTGCTTTTTCCCGGTTCTAGTTTTCAGGTCGATGAACAGGCAGATGGGATACTTTTCCTTTCATTGCTCAGCGGTAGAAACCCGGAATACCTGATTGGTCAGCAAGTCCAGGCTGCTCCCAGGATCAATCAAATGGATATTGAGGTTTTGCCGACAGCTTATTTACTCGTCAACGACCAAGATCAAACCAGCGTGCAGAATGTCAGTCAAACTACCCCCTTGTCAAACACAGCTCCAGATTTTGTAGAAGCTACAGCCCTGGCTGGCAAGTTTTTGGGTATGGACTATTGCTATCTGGAAGCAGGTAGTGGAGCCAGTATTCCGGTAGCTCAGCAGGTGATTTCCCAAGTGAAATCTGCCATAGATGCCCCTTTGATAGTAGGAGGAGGGATAGATACTGTGGACAAAGCCAACCGCGCGTTTTATGCAGGAGCTGATCTCATAGTAGTGGGCAATGCCATAGAAAAAGACCCCGGTTTTTTGGCCGAGGTCTTAGCATGTAAGTCTTTTAGGAATGCGTCTTTAAACGTTAATTAA
- a CDS encoding phage holin family protein: protein MFKIGDLIQTLKGLVETKVDIVKQEVQEEFIKVLSRILVLILMGGCLLLVLLFMSLALAFYISQQLESPYLGFVIVGLIYFLLLCFLLITRENKSLQKKTSDTLSNFIFTVKFFKKNNNE from the coding sequence ATGTTTAAAATCGGAGATCTAATTCAGACATTAAAAGGCCTGGTAGAGACCAAGGTAGATATAGTCAAACAGGAGGTTCAGGAGGAATTCATTAAAGTCTTGTCCAGGATTCTTGTCCTCATCTTGATGGGAGGCTGTCTATTGTTGGTGTTACTATTCATGAGTCTGGCTTTGGCATTTTATATTAGCCAGCAACTTGAATCCCCATACCTTGGTTTTGTGATCGTAGGATTGATTTATTTCTTATTGCTATGCTTTTTGTTAATCACCCGTGAGAATAAATCTCTTCAGAAAAAGACCAGTGACACCTTGAGTAATTTCATATTTACGGTGAAGTTTTTTAAAAAGAACAACAATGAGTAA
- a CDS encoding YkgJ family cysteine cluster protein: protein MDLAAKSRATLEIFGELESETKQFVTESGLACVTGCGFCCANPKVPANPLEFLPLAFDLQQKGLAEATLAEIEQLEEGASCVVYRPTSLDGAKGFCGNHSKRGLICRLFSASARRTKYGKKDLIICKVLKSEKSDAFLSTTKRINSDMAIPLATAYYSRLEEIDQSLCQQFTINEAIAFALELVLRYTFYLEQEDELIA, encoded by the coding sequence ATGGATCTTGCAGCAAAATCTCGGGCTACACTGGAAATATTCGGAGAGCTTGAGTCAGAGACAAAACAGTTTGTCACTGAGAGCGGTTTAGCTTGTGTTACTGGATGTGGCTTTTGCTGCGCCAATCCCAAAGTACCAGCTAATCCTTTGGAGTTTCTTCCTTTGGCTTTTGACCTTCAGCAAAAAGGTCTGGCTGAAGCTACTTTAGCGGAAATTGAGCAGTTGGAAGAGGGTGCTTCCTGCGTGGTCTATAGGCCTACTTCTTTGGACGGGGCAAAGGGTTTTTGTGGCAATCACAGCAAAAGGGGATTGATCTGTAGATTGTTTTCCGCTTCTGCCAGAAGAACCAAATACGGCAAAAAAGACCTCATTATCTGCAAGGTGCTCAAATCAGAGAAATCAGATGCGTTTTTAAGTACGACCAAGCGAATTAATTCTGATATGGCTATTCCGCTTGCTACGGCTTATTACTCCCGATTAGAGGAGATAGATCAGTCACTTTGCCAGCAATTCACTATTAATGAGGCCATTGCCTTTGCATTGGAACTGGTTTTGCGCTATACCTTCTATCTGGAGCAGGAAGATGAGCTGATTGCTTGA
- a CDS encoding LOG family protein — MSNIEDKSAEDKILQAFKDRDWSEIKSDDSWAIFKIMSEFVEGFEKLAKIGPCVSIFGSARTKRDHEHYKTAEEIAAKLVRHGYGVITGGGPGIMEAGNKGAHSEGGKSVGLNIVLPFEQFNNIYIDRDKLLTFDYFYVRKVMFVKYSQGFVVLPGGFGTMDELFEALTLIQTGKIGKFPIVLVGKDYWSGLVDWIRSTLLSHQYINEEDLSLFSVVDTATEAVKVIDDFYSKYLLSPNF, encoded by the coding sequence ATGAGCAATATTGAAGATAAAAGTGCCGAGGATAAAATCCTTCAGGCATTTAAGGATAGGGATTGGAGCGAAATCAAAAGTGATGACTCTTGGGCAATTTTTAAAATCATGTCTGAGTTTGTGGAAGGCTTTGAAAAACTGGCCAAAATTGGCCCCTGTGTGTCCATTTTTGGATCGGCCAGAACCAAGCGAGATCACGAGCACTACAAAACAGCGGAGGAAATCGCCGCCAAACTGGTCAGGCATGGTTACGGTGTAATCACAGGTGGTGGCCCCGGAATCATGGAAGCTGGAAATAAAGGAGCCCACTCAGAGGGAGGAAAATCAGTGGGTTTAAATATAGTCCTACCCTTCGAACAGTTTAACAATATCTATATCGACCGCGACAAGCTACTGACCTTCGATTACTTCTATGTCAGAAAAGTCATGTTTGTCAAATACTCCCAGGGATTTGTAGTCTTGCCTGGAGGGTTCGGTACCATGGACGAACTTTTTGAAGCACTTACACTCATCCAAACCGGCAAAATAGGCAAATTCCCCATCGTCCTGGTGGGCAAGGACTATTGGTCGGGTTTAGTAGACTGGATTAGATCTACACTGCTGAGCCATCAATATATCAATGAGGAGGATTTATCCTTATTTTCCGTAGTAGATACTGCTACTGAGGCAGTCAAGGTCATAGACGACTTTTACAGCAAGTATTTACTTAGTCCTAACTTCTAG
- a CDS encoding lytic transglycosylase domain-containing protein has product MQKSSQALLYFLVFVALGMSAYALWKSPETAEQSLPETADVALLKTMPNPGKDDSLRLFDLPEELTFAGEKVPLDVPDVKERLEREIYVNAYWQSNMILLMKRSSKYLPQIEAILAENQVPEDFKYLAMAESALMNVTSPAGARGFWQIMEGTAKDYGLEVSRDVDERYHLAKSTTAATKYLNKAHRRFGDWTAVAASYNIGQAGFERRQRDQFAHDYYDLYLNEETSRYLFRILAFKVIFENPGDFGFHLRPSDYYQNPTFRTVKVDSDINNLAAWAKDQGSTYKELKLYNPWLRDKDLNVRRGKSYQIQLPE; this is encoded by the coding sequence ATGCAAAAGTCTTCACAGGCACTTCTCTATTTTTTGGTATTTGTCGCACTAGGAATGTCAGCCTATGCGCTGTGGAAAAGCCCTGAAACCGCAGAGCAAAGCCTGCCTGAAACTGCAGATGTAGCCTTACTGAAGACCATGCCAAATCCTGGTAAGGATGATTCCCTAAGGCTTTTCGACCTACCGGAGGAACTTACTTTTGCAGGTGAAAAAGTCCCCTTGGATGTGCCAGATGTAAAAGAACGCCTGGAGCGGGAAATCTATGTAAATGCTTATTGGCAATCCAACATGATTCTCTTGATGAAGAGGTCCTCCAAGTATCTTCCCCAAATAGAAGCGATCTTGGCCGAAAACCAGGTTCCGGAGGATTTCAAGTACTTAGCTATGGCCGAATCAGCGCTAATGAATGTGACCTCCCCGGCAGGTGCCAGAGGATTTTGGCAGATCATGGAAGGTACTGCAAAAGATTATGGACTGGAAGTTTCAAGGGATGTGGATGAGCGTTATCATTTGGCAAAATCAACTACTGCAGCTACTAAATACCTGAATAAAGCCCACCGCAGATTTGGTGACTGGACAGCAGTGGCAGCTAGTTACAATATTGGTCAGGCCGGTTTTGAGCGCAGGCAAAGAGATCAGTTTGCTCATGACTATTACGACTTATACCTGAACGAGGAAACCAGCCGTTACCTTTTTCGAATTTTAGCCTTTAAGGTAATATTTGAAAACCCCGGTGATTTCGGATTCCATTTGCGACCATCAGACTATTACCAAAATCCTACTTTCCGCACCGTAAAGGTGGATTCTGACATCAATAATCTAGCTGCCTGGGCCAAAGATCAAGGCAGTACCTACAAGGAACTGAAGCTGTACAATCCCTGGCTTCGTGACAAAGACCTCAATGTGAGGCGTGGAAAATCCTACCAAATCCAGCTTCCTGAATAA